AAGTTggttataaaaatgaaaacatagCGCGTTGACCTCAAAACTTTACACCACAGAAACTATAGAATGTAGCAAGATGCTAAATAGATGTGGAGTACTTAAAAGCTGACAGATTGAACTTATCACGTAGTCGTGACGACACGGATATTGATCAAACGAGGTGAATGTGAGCTGGTAACGTGATTTCAGTATCAAGCCAATGTCTCTTACTGCGAATATGTATCCAGAAATGGAGAACAGAGTCAAGGCATACTTGATGGAAACGATTGTCAAGGATTGCAAGGTCAAGGAATGCGACGTGTCGAGTGATTTCATTGACTTTTTGGTACGCAAGTAAATAAACGTCAGTTTCGATTTAAACTCACGTTCGGTTTGTCAATCACTTTACTATTCTCAGTTGGACCTAGTGCTCTTGAATCCCGAGTATGACTTCGTCAGAGAAGATACGTGCCAAACAGATTTATCGAGCATCGTCTCCGCCGTCACAACCAAACTTACGGACCAAACAAGACCGAGCCTGGTCGTCCTGAAACTTCAGCTGTACTTCAAAAAACACTACGTATCCAGAGGTGACTGGGAATCGTAAAATAGTgtataaaattcgaataagtaaagctgaaaatattttctctcaaAACCATCAGACGAGGCGATCCTGAAACACAGAAAATGCCTTTACACAAAAACGGCGCCTCTTTTGCGGGAAATTTGCAACGCGACGTTGCAAAAAAGCACAGAACAGGATGCCGAGAAGTTGTACCAAAAAATGGTGATATTTATCGTTCTGCTAAGCGGTCTCGGAAATCCTTCGGTACCGGGAGTGTTGAGGTGCTCACTGTATAGAGAATTGAATGCAAAAGTGCATAATCTTGACACTAATTggtaaaataatgtttaaaaatttaaagggAGGCCAGCGCCGCGCTGCACAGCGTCTACCGCATTTCCGAGGTGAATCACTTCGTCACATTGCCCTTAGAACGGAAAGAAGGACAACTGACGGAGCTGATGTTGATAGTTGCTGGCATCCGGCTGTTCAACCGAGATTTGCAAAGAGGCGGAGAGGGGATTGACGATCGTGAGTAGAACCGGTGAATTTATAGTTGCAGTGTTTCGTGTTTCTCCCTTTTCCGCCAATCATCATTGTATTCCTCAGTGCCGAGCGTTCTTCAGGAAGCAATTGCGAAGACTCAATCCTCGACGATGCACGTCCTGGAAAAGATAATGAACAAGGTGTATAATTTTACCGCAGCCATAGACCGGACCATATGCGCTTCTCTGGAGAGAGAAGACGTCTGTTCAAATGACCCGAACCCGCCGCATTGGCCACCCGAAATCACTTCTGATCACGTTGAATGGGCCGTTCAAATGCTGGCGGCGGGTCGTCAACAGGAAGTATATATTCGGTCAGTTGAGATATGTATAAGTATGTAGATGCAAGTACAGGAACCATATGATACTAGACGAAATTTTGACCACCCACGATACAATTTACCTTCTGCAGGAAATTACTGGACGACATCGAGCGCTGTGATTGCAACGTGAAAGGTCTCATGGAGAAACTGCAGGCTCGTTTACTCCAACTACACGGTGCTATTCACTGCAGGACTGCGATTCCCACTGTCGAGATATACGTAAGAATCAAAGTTTTATTGCACTAAAAGTAATTCGGTTGGTAGTGATTTACCAAGGGATGAAACGCGCTTTATATATCACATTCAGCCCCAGTTCATCGACCTTGCGAACACCTGGATGCAACTACAGGATGAGGTCGTGGTTTTGAGCAGCATCAATACGTTTCTCTGGGAGCTACAGTCGATGACGATAAACGTAATGGCAACGTTCCAAGATTCCTTCTCAACCACGAACGAATATAACGtaaattcggaattttacaGCACGTCGATACCTTCGACGATGCGTTGCTCAGAATGTTGATCGATGACGGTCAAGTTCTGACCGATGCGGAGAGGCTCGAGGAACAGATGGGAAAAATGATAAGTAATGGATTGCAAAAAGTATTAACGAGTTATTTTCATCGAACGTACTTCATGATTATACTCTCCATATTCTTGACGATTAGTAGCATGTCGAATTCATCGAAATCAGGTGCAAATTATTCTTCCAGACGAAACGGGGGAGTGCCAAGTATTCTACCCCAACATCACCAAGGATTTCGATCAAATTCACGTGGAGGTGAGTATGAGGTATGAGTACGTTTggaattttttggaaaaaaccACGGTCCTGTCCTTAGTATCTCGGGTTCTGCGCGTGGAGCCTCGCCGAAGGAATGGGTGCCTTGATTCCGGGAAACCCGAACATCGGTGTGCTCAAGTGGAACGGAAAGTACTTCGCGTTCAGCTCCAGAGAAGCAGCTAGTAAGTTCGGAGTTGATCCGGAGAGGTTCGTAGTGCATTCGTAATTTCATGCTCTGTCGACTCCAGTCTCTTATAAATCGCAATCCAACGCATCGAGTTCTTCCTCTTGGTGCGCAGATTCGTCAACGGGACGGTAGAATTCGTGTACAATCATCCCGAGTACGTAAACCTGCTTCAAATGCACGACGAAATCAAGCCTGCGAAGGTTCAGACCATGTAAGAACCCGACTTTCTCCAAATTTTAAGTTTTGTGTCAAGATTCTTCACCCCTCTTCACAAATTTTCGCCAGGTCGGAGACAAACTCGGATCCCAAGGTGCTGCACGACCAGGAGGTGCAGACAGTTTTGCACCCGTTGGAGTCGAATATTGTCAAGGACTACACGTTCAGTACTTGGGAATATAGACGAAGGGCGCTGCAGCTGGTAGgacagataattttttttaaatctacaTTGTggatttgtaaaataaataaatttcaggcGAGTATTTGTCAACGAGCTACGCACAGTACGCAGACTTACAAATCACACTTCCGCAGTAGCGTTTACACGCATGCGGCCCCGCCAAGAGATCGGGAGGTCCAAACAATGCGCGATAATTACGCTAATACTActagattgaaaaattttatttacggaTTGCGCGGAAAACGTGGCGATCAGCAACATGTTGTCCAATTTGAGGACGCGTGAAAGTCCCTCGGCTCTTGGCTGTAAAACAATTATTGATCAATAAATGTGTTCGGTGAAGAAAATTACGGAATGGATTcgttaaattattatcaagTTCGAAAACTTCTGTAATAATATGAAGGGCAgagttttttttaccaaacaaTGATTTCTGATATAATTACGAATCGAACTGCGAATTTATACCgtcaatataaaaataatgacaataatactCACAGAAGGTTTCTCTATTTTACAATTCTCCGTAGCTTTGTCAATACTTCTGGCCTGGACATTTGTTCGGTTCCAACAACAGAAACCAACCCTTACGAGTCGCTCCTTACTTTGCAccttcagaaatatttcaatcagTGCATGGTCCCGGGAAATTTGTCAATTTATTCCTGATGTCTGGATTTTCTTGCAACACTTTTGAATACGGCACCGAATTGCATttgggagtaaaaaaaatttacttctaaGCACAGCGTAATGTTATGAAtgagatgaaagaaaattatagaATTAGGATAATTTGCG
The Neodiprion lecontei isolate iyNeoLeco1 chromosome 3, iyNeoLeco1.1, whole genome shotgun sequence DNA segment above includes these coding regions:
- the LOC107223721 gene encoding cilia- and flagella-associated protein 206-like encodes the protein MSLTANMYPEMENRVKAYLMETIVKDCKVKECDVSSDFIDFLLDLVLLNPEYDFVREDTCQTDLSSIVSAVTTKLTDQTRPSLVVLKLQLYFKKHYVSRDEAILKHRKCLYTKTAPLLREICNATLQKSTEQDAEKLYQKMVIFIVLLSGLGNPSVPGVLREASAALHSVYRISEVNHFVTLPLERKEGQLTELMLIVAGIRLFNRDLQRGGEGIDDLPSVLQEAIAKTQSSTMHVLEKIMNKVYNFTAAIDRTICASLEREDVCSNDPNPPHWPPEITSDHVEWAVQMLAAGRQQEVYIRKLLDDIERCDCNVKGLMEKLQARLLQLHGAIHCRTAIPTVEIYPQFIDLANTWMQLQDEVVVLSSINTFLWELQSMTINVMATFQDSFSTTNEYNVNSEFYSTSIPSTMRCSELVACRIHRNQVQIILPDETGECQVFYPNITKDFDQIHVEYLGFCAWSLAEGMGALIPGNPNIGVLKWNGKYFAFSSREAASKFGVDPERFVNGTVEFVYNHPEYVNLLQMHDEIKPAKVQTMSETNSDPKVLHDQEVQTVLHPLESNIVKDYTFSTWEYRRRALQLASICQRATHSTQTYKSHFRSSVYTHAAPPRDREVQTMRDNYANTTRLKNFIYGLRGKRGDQQHVVQFEDA